The DNA region ATAAACCGATAAGCTTCATGCACCCAATGAAGCAGGTAGGCTGGGGGCTGCCCAGCTTGAGGCAGGCAGTAGCTGTCCAGTGAGATCTGGGCATCTCTCCCACAGTCGGAGGCAGCCCCTGGCACCCATTTCACACAGTGAAGCTGGAGTTTCCTCTCCAGGGCACAGGAGGCCTGAGCAAATTGAATGGAGGCCCTGAGTTGCCCGGGTAGCAGGGCTCCCCTACCTGGCGTGAGCCAAAGGAACGGTGAACCGATACATTTGGCATCAGTTCGGCTGTAGGAGTTGCCAGAACAATGCTTCAAAACATTTAACTGCTTAATGGAGTCCAAGctggttttttttctgtgctatTTGACCCATAGGCAGTGGTTGGCGGATGCCAGGGCATATCCTGCCACCGGTGGGCCTGTGCAACACTTATCTGGGGCCCACTGCTGCTCCCCATGCAGTTCAGCCTGGGATCGAGTGATACCCAGTTATCGCATGTGTGTTGCCGCAGGGAGGCACTGCAGAAGTCTTGGTGGTGGAGAGGCTGTGTGCTGGCAGGGGGAGGCTTGCGCACTTGGGTCCCCTCTTCACTCCTCAAAGTTGAAGAGCTAGCCAGTGGCAGGTACACAAAAAGCAGGTCGCTGAAAGCAGAAGTGCAGCTACTGCAAAGTAGTGATGGGCGGACCGATTCTTTTCACGGTATTGGTTCCTTCGAGTTGATACATGTAATTGTATCAAACCTcttgagttttgaaaatgttagtTTACATTAATTAAgatgaaatattcattttaatgcattGATTCAGCATCCCACTTGTGTGTAGGTAGGCTATGTAAgctaaatacaatgtaacagaAATGTCACTGACCAACGATCTGTCGTTCTTTGAGCCGGCAAGTAGCAGACTTCCCAGTTACCTCCGCAgccttgtgctgctgctgcattcatgtggtGTCGGAATTATCTGGAAAAAtgattttccttttctcttcgTTAACAACATGCTGTTTTAAACACACTgagcaataaaatacaacacatcttGTTTGTAGGGTCCATGTCTTTTCCACTTTATAACTTATAGCTCATGAACACACTGAAGTCGGGACAAACGACCATCTGAGGAGCATGGATGCACCATTGGCCTGTTGGCTCGGTTGACTGTGAAGGTCGATTGACTCGAGTCTGTTTTAATCAGTCCTCGCTCCTGCATTCAGTGATGTTGCTGTGCTACGACATTAGTCATTCTTTTTCCTGAGACAATAGAGACATGACATAGTAGCAGGCCGTTCTAGTTTAAATGGTAAGCTGACCGCTCTAATGCTATTCAAGGAATGTAGCCTGAAGTTTTTTTGTCGGGTATGCCAGGCAAGTactgattaaaaaatgttttggggtgtacagtaaaacataaaattttTGCTAAGcggtgtattttttatttatatatatttatattttagtttggttttttttagtAACGAGCCCAAGCTTGTATGTAGGTAGTCTATGTAAGCCCAACAGATGttacagaaaatgtgatttgactGCATCGATTCTTCCTGGGCAAGCAGCAGCTGGTGTCCCACAAGAGAACGGTTACTTCGGTCTCGTTCAGTAATTGTGCTCTGCCAGGCTGTCTAGACTCGACTCCAATTCAGTCGCTTCTCGTTCACTCACTGTAGGCAGAGTGAGCAGCACCCTACGATAACAGCATGTGGGGAAAGTCGAGGATTCATGAGCAGTCGGACGTTCGACTGGCTGACCCAGTACATACCGGACACTAAAAAAAGAGTTGTTCAAAAAGATTTGTTCGTTCATTTTCGGCCATCACTACTGCAAAGCTACTGTTCTAGGCAACTGCACTTTTCACATCACACATATGTTTTTCAACACCAACACACCAATGAACCAATATGTATGGTACCATTTATAAGACGTACCATGGactgtttgtgatttttgtgcCTCACGTTTATTGGAAAACAGCCagataatatttaaataaaaggtaaaaCTTTTCTCTCAACTTTTCCAGTTCAGTTGAATCTGTTTTAAATCAGTTGggttaaaacaaattatatctataattttcttaattactttttttatatttatctacaGAATTAGGAagctctgttttgctgcttGCTTATAACTTATTTTATCCTCTTCTCTTAGAAGCCTCCCTTTTCTTGTTAATACATCTCCACCTGACATCACATATATGTATTAACAGCCTACTGCGCTGCAGTAGAGTGTAAAATGTAGTTTTAGATGCTTAGTTTGTCTTAtgtatctgtttttaaatacactcttcatcattttgcatgtttttttaatgcatcCTATTTAATTCTCTTCTTTGCCACTACACCTGTGTTCAAAGTACCATTTTATAAAAGGCACTGTTCACATTCACAAAAATTGCTCATTTATTTACAGCTTTGAAATAAATACGAATGTATTCTTAGTCAAACAgatttttaatacaaattaaaaaggaGCTGCTATGATGAAACCTCACTGTCAAATTTGACTGGTAGACCTCATACTACACACTTACAGGGGAGTGAACTCAAACACATATACTCTCATCTTATTATATTGTTGTACTTTGTTTCTACCttgttttcaccattttcacTTCATCATGAGAAGCGTTAGATAGTTGACTGAGCAAGTCTCACAAAAAgctgtattttctgttattcatttattgtaAAAACACGACAATACAATATTTAATTACTGTTCAGGGGAAGTCTGCGTCAGCTGTTAAGTAATTCGCGAAATGCATTCATATcattacatttatgtaaaaaaaaaaactggtttcAGCGAAAACATGAATCATTTGAAACTGCTGTTGctaagcatttttttaaactattaacTCAAATATTAATGATGCACATAGGGAATaaaacagaaggaaaaataCACTGTAAAGCACTTGTTTTCTCTGAAGTCTTCATTCCACATATGAAGTGAAATTTGGAGCGAGGGAGATCTACTCTCCACCTAAGATAAGGTGCAGTTGGCAGTATCGAACCCCGAACAGATCCATTTGTTGCTGAACTGTTTGTATCCTTCAGCATTGATCAGGTCACTTCCTGAACAGAGATGAGCACATGGACACTCATTATCATGGCTCCTTGTGGATTAAAACGCTGACATGTATGAATTACTGAATATAGTCTACACTCTACAAcacaacaagataaaacaaaatccaCTTTCATGGTAGTTCTTATCTGTGGAACAGATAAAATATTTACCGTCCATCAGGTTCTGGAGGCTGCAGTAGTTTGTGTTGTTATCAGCTGTATCTTTGAAGAACTCAGACACTGCCTCGCCCTGCACATCAGAAACATCAGAAGACGCTGATTTTTCATGAAGCACCAGAAGGGAAACAGTATGTCAAAGAGGAATGCCAGTGACTAAAGCTGATTAACTCTCTGAACTCTGATTTTTCGCCTTTAACATTCCTTGGAGTAGCTttaaagtcagaaaaataacTCCTCGCTGTAACATCACATGCACGTTTTTGTGTCTGCTTGTTTCAACATTTCATCAAAGCCATATGATACTGAGTAAAAATATCcagaatttaacatttttatgatgGCACCATTAAGTCAAATAGAAACATTAATGATGAGCAAAACATTAATGATGAGCAAAGCTTGTTGTGAGtccagcagagcagaggagctgcatcattcagaaaaacacacacttacagtcaCTTTGCAAACGGTGGACTGCTCTAGAAGAAACTGAAGGTTGTTCACTTTTTTGGTTGCTGGAGACGTGTGCGTGGCTACGATCAGGTACGGAGCTGTCGACACAAGCTGcaacacatttcaaattcaGTCAGGTCTGACAGGAACGTTGCCAGCTGCACATTTCAAGCTCAGtttgtttgtatatattttctACATTGTGTGTCAAGGAAACACTGATCATAACACAGTGACACGTTTCAGTTTGCACGTATCTTATTGTTTAATATCTCGTGAACACTGTGTTATATGCAGacaaattattttgtttctgttaattGTTTTCAGGATCTGTGTGGCTGTGATTTCAGTGAGAAATGACTTATTTAATGACCACACTGAAAAGGgtaaccccccaccccccttagCATTTATAACCACTTTATAAGAATTTAATAAATGGtgtataacacactataatgtagttgtactCAGATTCAAGTGTAACAATTATAAatataatcatattttatatcattacaactgtgttttactatattttcaTTCAATAGATGTTTGCTGCAGCCTCCACTTATccccacaggaggagttatagttgttgacaattacattaataaacacttctgcttacaactacattacaaCCTATTTATTAAATGATTATATACTATTTGTACATGCTAAATAGGGAGGTTAAAGTGGAGTGTTACCAAGAAATGGTATAATATGTATCTGTTGCATGTTCACAAGATATTAAAGGataaatgtatatttgattacattttaattgttaACTACCTTCTATGCAGACACTGCTGCAGGCAAGTGGTCAAAAGGCATTATGGTCTATCTAAAACCTTTGAGTTATGGACAATGTACATTGTTTATTTGAgatgtttatattattatctCTGTGAAGAAACATGCTTACATCCATCGGCTAGCTTGCtgcattcaaatgaatgctgaCAATGTGGAttattttcaccaaaataacTCCTAATTCattatttgtaataaatatatatatatattcagtggACTGGGATGTTTCTGACCTCATACGAGCACCTCTCCCCTCTATATAGACAGCTTTCCTGGATCTGCCAGGCCTTAATCTGGCTCACCAGCTTCTCTTGAACATCTTGGCACGAGATGCCAAACAAcctgcagagcagagcagtgaATGTTAGATTTGTTGCCGTAATATTGAGTTAAAGGCTTGTGTAGTATtcaaaaacaccagaaaaatcagtttaataaaagATGAACTTTACGTATCAGAATAGAAACTCACGCTTCAGATTCTGTTAATCATTTCTCTGCACAGCCATGAAAAATGTGAGTCTTGTGCGTCCTGTAGCCTCCCCATGTCCAAGATAACTTGTGAGAAATTAGGCTGCACAGAACTCTGAATTCGATTAAAGCACCTTGTCCAACGTGCTTTTGACCCCTTTGGACTGTGACAGCAGTGGATTTCATGCAGCCCAAACACCATCATAAGGCATTATCTATGTCTAACTGGTCACATGGTGCAGCATGgacattaataattaaatgaaaaaggcctagttttacatttttgtaaaaatataaaatattcctTAAAAGCACCCACAGTACATTCATATACAGTTTGATTCAACACAAGTTAATTAAATCTCTAAATTATCTCTCTCTATCATTGCTGACTATGCACAAAtactcaaaaaataaaatctacatTACCATTTGACTTTGCACTGTGCGGTGCGCTCTGCCACTGAGATGGTGAGTGTGGCCCCCAGGAGCAGAGCTGTAGCTACAAACAGGAATCTCAGGTCCATACTGAAGGCAGGTAGATCAGGCCCGTGTCCAGTATGTGGTCAAGTGTGTGGACGTCTTCTGAATGTCGGCTCGATCTCTCCCCCGAGGGCTTAAAAGGGCCACGCATCACGGGTCATGTGGAAAAGAGAACAGTTCAACATTGATTAACACGGACCACAGCAtgggtgagagaaagagagtggagGAAATTGAAGATATCAATACAGCAGAAGTAACACACACGGAAAGTTATTTCTACAACAATTAGACTCAGCATTgtttattcaaataatttacATTAAAGGACCAGGTAACTGTGTATGATTATGGATTGCGTAACCATTTCAAATACAGGTGAATACTTTTCAAAGCAGATCAGaagtttttagattgatttcatAACTTCTGCAGCCATTGCTTTCTATTGAGAGCAGTTTGACCTTGCAGAGACCTTGAACTTGAGTAAAACACAGTATCATCAACATCCACAGCAACATTGTGCCCCTCTGGATAAGCCACAGAACACACTGAACAGTTTTCGAAAAGACTCCATTGAAGGAACACGGAAGaacattttgtttctctgtatcAGTCAGTTATGGTGCACAGTAATGTAGAACATGAAAATTAAATCTTACTTATTTTTTCTGCAAACCTTAAAGATGCTCTGTGGTTGAAATggcatgtgtaaaatcagtgtttTGAAAGAAGCCTCTCCTTAGTGAGTCTTTTTTGCTTGTACTGCCTCCCTAACACTGaaagcagctgtctgctgcgTTAAAGTTGCGGGcataacaccaaaacaatgagctgaaagacctTAAAATCACTCCGTAGAGttggggaactgcagagtccgGTGACAGTTCTCTGTGGTTTCATCTAGTGAGACATTTCTTATACACGTTGTCATTTGATAGTTAGATTTAATAGTTGATTGTTAAcatgaaatacatttgaaacaAAATTTTCAGGGGGTTAAATCTTAATTATTTGTCTTTAAATCCTAAAGATGCTTCATGTTTGACAAAGATGTGTAAAATACGTGCTTTGAAAGAAGTCTTTCATGAGTCAAATGTTCTTTTTCCCTAACAGTGACCTATATTCAATCAATTACaaattctaaaaataaataccaTTCATTCTTGTGAACTTTTCCAGAAATGTTCTGATTTACAGGTTGCTGTTTGTTGGTTGATAGGTTAGATGCTGGAGGATGTGTCTAATTCAAGCACTGGAACAAAAGTTGTATAATCAGTGACCAGAAAAATAGAACCTGAAATAGAATGGGAAAGAGTCTTTAGCAGGGGAAGAAAGACATGggctctctctttccatttacATGCTTTTTGCTATAGAAATATGGTCATGCAACTCAATTTCCAGACTTTGCACAGGAACAGATTACTGTAAACAATGTAAGAGAC from Siniperca chuatsi isolate FFG_IHB_CAS linkage group LG13, ASM2008510v1, whole genome shotgun sequence includes:
- the wu:fc46h12 gene encoding uncharacterized protein wu:fc46h12 produces the protein MDLRFLFVATALLLGATLTISVAERTAQCKVKWLFGISCQDVQEKLVSQIKAWQIQESCLYRGERCSYELVSTAPYLIVATHTSPATKKVNNLQFLLEQSTVCKVTGEAVSEFFKDTADNNTNYCSLQNLMDGSDLINAEGYKQFSNKWICSGFDTANCTLS